Proteins from a genomic interval of Hydrogenophaga sp. PAMC20947:
- a CDS encoding SDR family oxidoreductase has translation MKMTEKTILITGAGSGIGRATAKHFLEQGWRVALVGRRSEPLEATAAGSENALILPCDVTDAGAVDAAFARLSDKWGRLDALFNNAGINNVSAPIDEIPVAEWQQVCDINITGMFLAARAAFSLMRHQTPQGGRIINNGSISAHVPRPGSVPYTMSKHAVTGLTRCLSLDGRAFNIACGQIDIGNALTEMSQGQTKGVPQADGSTQVEAVMDANHVASSVYHMASLPLDTNVQFMTVMARDMPYIGRG, from the coding sequence ATGAAGATGACAGAGAAGACCATCCTGATCACCGGTGCAGGCAGTGGCATCGGCCGCGCAACCGCGAAACACTTCCTTGAACAGGGTTGGCGTGTTGCCCTGGTCGGTCGCCGAAGCGAACCGCTGGAAGCCACAGCTGCGGGTTCCGAAAACGCGCTGATCCTGCCCTGTGATGTCACCGATGCCGGTGCGGTCGATGCCGCATTCGCGCGGCTTTCGGACAAATGGGGGCGACTTGACGCGCTGTTCAACAACGCCGGTATCAACAACGTTTCTGCCCCGATTGACGAAATCCCGGTCGCTGAATGGCAGCAGGTCTGTGACATCAATATCACCGGCATGTTCCTGGCGGCGCGGGCAGCCTTTTCCCTGATGCGACACCAGACACCGCAAGGCGGGCGGATCATCAACAATGGCTCGATTTCGGCCCATGTTCCCCGTCCCGGGTCGGTGCCTTACACGATGTCGAAACACGCAGTCACGGGCCTGACCCGGTGCCTGTCTCTCGATGGACGTGCTTTCAACATCGCCTGCGGCCAGATTGATATCGGCAACGCTTTGACCGAGATGTCTCAAGGTCAAACAAAGGGGGTGCCGCAAGCGGACGGTTCAACCCAGGTCGAGGCCGTGATGGATGCAAACCATGTGGCGTCGTCGGTTTATCACATGGCCTCATTGCCACTGGATACCAATGTGCAATTCATGACCGTGATGGCAAGAGACATGCCCTACATCGGGCGGGGGTGA